A genomic region of Nymphaea colorata isolate Beijing-Zhang1983 chromosome 2, ASM883128v2, whole genome shotgun sequence contains the following coding sequences:
- the LOC116247170 gene encoding uncharacterized protein LOC116247170: MKPVVGVVVSNKMQKSVVVAVDHLFHHKLYNRYIRRTSKFMAHDENNDCNIGDRVKLDPSRPLSKRKRWVVAEILKKAMIYVPLRQKNH, translated from the exons ATGAAGCCGGTGGTGGGTGTGGTGGTGTCGAACAAGATGCAGAAgtcggtggtggtggcggtggatCACCTCTTCCATCACAAGTTGTATAACCGATACATTAGGAGGACCAGTAAGTTCATGGCCCATGACGAGAACAATGACTGCAACATTGGCGATCGG GTGAAGCTTGATCCTTCAAGACCCCTGAGCAAGAGAAAACGCTGGGTTGTTGCTGAGATATTGAAGAAGGCCATGATTTATGTCCCCCTGCGGCAGAAAAACCACTAG